Sequence from the Lysobacter capsici genome:
GCGGTTGTAGCCGGTCTTGATCGCGCTGTTCGAAGTGGACTGCACGGCCGCGCGGATGCTGTTGAGGCGGGTTTGGGTAACCAGCAGGCCGGGATGCTTGAATGGCGGAACCGCCTGGGTGGACAGTTCGCCCGCGAGGCCGATCGCGGCGATATCGTGCGCCGACGCATGCGCGGCAACGACTTCGTGATCGGCCGCGTAAGCCGCGCCGGCCCAGCAGGTCAGCAACGTCAAGGCCATAACGGTGAAACGAAGTTTCGCGGTGCGCAGCTTGCGGGTGCGTGACATAAGCATCCTCGTTCGAGTCGTCGTACGTTTGGGGGAGGCAGCGTCGATCGCGAACCCGCGCGCGTGGCGAGTCCGTACAAAAAACCAGTCGATGGTCCGGTGCCGCGACGGCGGTCATCATCGCCGCGCTGCGCGATGCCGGGCCATGGCGTCGCGCGCGAGACGACAGGGGTTTTCAGTCGGGTGCGTGAGTCATGTTGCACGACTCAAAAAGCGAAAGTTGCGACTCGCTGTGGATATGCGGCGTTGCCGAGGGCGCGAAAACACAGGTCGGTTTCGCAGTTCCGCATTCTGATCGCGGTCCGGCTTGCACGCGCGAGCCGAGCGGCGTACTGGCATCGCTAAACGCATCTGTCGATCCGCCGCCGGGCTTGAGATCGGTCGTTCACGCGGATATCGGCGAGTCGTCGCATCCGATACGTGAGCGCGGACGCGAAAACACGCGATGACCGAGGCGCTCGCCGACCTCAAGCCTGGGCTCGCAGTGCATTGCGGCGCCTCGGCGCGAGCGGCGCAATACGGCAGTCGGCCGATCCCGGTCAGGCAGAACGTCGCCAGCCAAATCGCGGTTCAGCGCTGCGGATAATTCGCGGCCGGCGCGGTATTGGCAATTGCCTCGGAACGAGCCATCGGCTTGGTGTCGCCTCATCTGGCAGCGTGCCTTGCGCAACAGATCGCCGCAGAGGCAACCGACCCGACTTCAACGAACCACGACCGAAAGCCCGGGACCCCCGGGCTTCGTCGTTTCCGCGCAATGATCCGCGGGCTTTCGTTGATGCGACGCAACGCGCCTCACGGCGACGGCGACGAATCCATCACTGGATGACATAACCGGAAAACCGCCACATGCCGTCTTCATCCCGACGCAGGGATACCAGTTCCTTCGCCAGTCGCTTGCTCTGGAACTGACTGGAGAATTCGATGCTGGCGTACAAACCCGCCGGAAGCTGGCCGCCGTCGGTCACGAGCTCGCGCCGCACCGCGATCCAGTTGCGCGAGTTGGCCGCGCCCAGCGGCTTGCGGGTCTTGCCGACATGGCCGACGAATTCATCGCGCCTGGCCGTACGCTTGGTCACGGCGGACGCGTTGTCCCAGAGCACGCCGGCCTGATCGCGATCGATCGCCTGCAATATCTGCAGCGCGCTGTTGGCCAGGGTATTGGGGTCGATGTCGCGGGCGGCCGCCTGTTGCGGCGCCGGGGCCGAGCGCGGCGCCTGAGCTTGCCCCTGGGCGATCGCCGCGCCGGACAGGATGCACAACGCCATCGCCACCGTCGTCGTGATTCGTTTCATAGCCTTACCTCGGTCGTTGCATGATGGATGGAACGGTGGACAAACCCGCATCGTGCCGGCGCTGGATTCTCAGGCGACTCACTGCTCCACGTCGGCCACGATCTCGACCCGGCGATTGGGCTGCAGGCAGGCGATCAACGCGGCTCGCTCCGCGCGAGCATCGCAGTCGCCGATCACGGGTTCCGACTCGCCCCGGCCTTCGGCCGAAATCGATCGCGCCGGCACGCCTTCGTCGATCAACAACCCACGCACCGTCTGCGCGCGTCTTTGCGACAGCGCCTGATTGGCCTGCTCGCTGCCGATGCTGTCGGTATGCCCGATCACCCGCACGTTGCGCAGGCCCTTTGCATCGCGCAGTTCCGCCGCGATGCGCGCGATTTCGGCGCGACCGCTCGACTGCAGATCGCCGCGACCGGACTGCCCGAACGCGAACAACGCATCGGCGGACAGCGAAAAACGCCGGGGCGCGGCGGCGGGCGGCGCCGACGGCGGCGCCGCCGCGACCGGCTCGCGCAGCAGGTCGCCGCAATCCTGCGGCAGCCAGTAGAAACTGCGCGCCAGATAGTTGCGGTCGAAAATCACCTTGTACTGGCATGTGGTCACCCCGCCATCGCGACGGAAGTGAAACAGGTAGTCCCACTCCCGCACGCCGGCATAGCCTTCGCGGAAGTGCGGACGCCCCAGCAGGTGATAGAGCTGCTCCTTGGTCACGCCGGCGGCCACTTGGCGCAGACTTTCCACGTTGGGGAACGTTCCCTCTTTCAGGATCGCCCGCTCCTTCGCCGGAAACACCACCTCGGCCGGCACTCCATCGGCGGAAATGTCGCGACTGACGTGTCGGGTGCCACAAGCGGACAACAGTCCTATCGCGATACTGCACACGATCGCTGCGCCAGCGAACCGGTTGGCTTGCATTGGAGATTCCTCGCTGTGACTGATGGCCGCCGGTCGCCGCGCCTGTCGCCGCGCCGCCGGGCAGTGTTCTGATTCGTCTGGATCGTTCGACCAAGACAAGGTCGAACGATCCGCTCGCGTTCGGATATCGCGCCCCGCCCGAACGCGCGGCGCGCGGTGCTTCACCACTGGATACCGGCGCCGACCGAGAAGCCCCAGTCGCGCGCGGTGTTTCCGCTCGCCTGGGCCTTGTAGACCCAGCGGCCGTTCTCGGTGATGCCCGACAAGCCCACCGCCATGCCGTATTCGCCCTGATAGCCGCCGGCCGCCAGCGCGAGCATGCTCTTGCCCGGCAGATAGGCCTGCGGCAGACCCGCCATCGCCATCGCCGAGGACGTGCCGGCGCGGAAGTCGCGGCGCAGCGCCCACACATCGTTGTCGAATTTCTGGAAGCGCGCGTCGGTGTAGGCCTTGGATTGATCGACCGCGGAGCTCACCCCGGCGTTGAGCTGGCTGACGTTGACCGCGTCGGTGCCGGCGATGCCGGGCGCCACGCCGGTGATGGTGCGGCCGCCGATGTTGACCTCGCCGGTGGAGCTGCTGTTGCCCACGTAGGCGGCGTTGTAACCGCTCTGCGCGCCCACCGTGGTCGCCGATCCGGAACCCAGCGCGACGCTGTTGGCATGGCTCGCCGTCGCGCCGGTACCCACCGCGGTGCTGCCGGCGCCGCTGGCGGTGCTCTGGTTGCCCACCGCCAGCGCGTTGTTGCCGCTGGCCACCGCGCCGTTGCCGCCCGCCGACGAGTTGGTGCCGGTCGGTTGCGGCTTGACGATGCTGCCCTCCTGGCTGACCTGGAACATGCCGTCGGAACCGTTCTGCACGCTGGTGATGCGGCCGTCGAAGGTATTGACGGTATTGGTCAGATTGGCGACGTTGCCTTCGACCTGGGTGATGCGGCCATCGAAGCTGTTGACCGTGCCGCTCAGGTTGGCGATATCGCCTTCGACGTTGGTCACGCGTCCGTCCAGCGCGTTGACCGCCTGGTTGGTCGCGTGCAGCTGCGAGCCGTTGACCGCATCGGTCGAGGTCTCCGACAAGCGTCCCGCGGCGACGTTGGTGAGGGTGCGTTCGGCGCCCACGCCGCCCACGCTCACCGTTCCCACCGGCGCGGCGCCGGCGAAGTTGTAGGTGGTGCCGGCGATGGTGGCGCTGGCGGTGCCCACCGCCGCGCTGGTGGTGGAACCCGCGCCCAATGCGACGCTGTTGGCGTCGCCCGCGGTGGCGCCGGTGCCGATCGCCACCGCATCGGCGGCGGTGGCGCTGGCGTTCACGCCCGAGGCGATCGCGCCGGTCGCGGTGGCGCCGTTGTTGGCGTAGTTGCCGCCCTGCACGCCGCCGTCGTTGACGCTGTAGTAATGCGCGGTGCCGGAGGACACCGCCTGATTCAACTGATCCAGATTCACCGCATCGCTGCCGTTGACGCCGGCGGCCACGTTGGTGATGGTGGTGCCGCCGGCGTTGATGCCGACATTGGTGATGCTGGGGCCGCCGGCGATGCTCAGGCCGTTGGTGGTGATCGTGGTATTGCCGACCACCACGCTGTTGAAACTCGGGTCCGGCACCACGCCGACCGTCAAGGTGCCGGTGGCGTCGTCGTAGGCGACCGTGGCGTTGCTGCCGGCGGCCACGGTCAAGGTTTCGTTGGGCGCGATATTGCCGCTGTTGGCGCCGGCGGTGATGTTCCAGCCGGCGGTGGCATTGTTGTTCACCTGGGTCAGCGCGTCCTGCACGTTGGTGTAGCTGTTGCCGCCCACCGCGAGCCCCGCGGTCACCGTGTGCGTGGTCGGGTCGTAGACCGAGGTACCGCCCAGCGATGCGGCGGTGCTGTTGCCCAACTGATCCAGATTGACGCCGAGCGCGCTCACCGCCTGGTTGGTGGAGAACAACTGCGAACCGTTGATCGCGTCGGTGGAACCGCCCGACACCCGGCCCGCGGCGACGTTGGTGATGGTGCGTTCGGCGCCGACCGCGCCGACACTGACCGTGCTGGTCGGCGTGGTTCCGGCGTAGTTGTAGGTCACCCCGTCAATGGTGTCGCTGCTCGTCGCCACGACGGCGCCGGTGATCGAACCCGAGCCCAGCGCCACATCGCCGGCCTGCGTGCCCGCGATCGCGCCGTTGCCCAAGGCCGTGCCGCTGGCGACCGTCGCGCTGGCGCCCACGCCCGCGGCCAAGGCGTTGACGCCGCTCGCGCCGTCGTTGTCGTAGTTGCCGCCGACGACGCCGTTGTCGTTGACGCTGTAGTAATGCATGGTCGCCGCCCGCGCCGCGGCGGTCAGCTGCGCCACGTTGACCGCATCGGTGTCCTGCGTGCCCGCCGCCACGCCGGTGATCTGGCGGGTGTCGGTGCCGTTACCGATGCTCACCGCGCCCAAGGTGCTGCGCCAGGTCGGCGAGGTATCGGTGGAAGGCAGGCCGGTGATCGGGTCGTACCCGGCCACGCCGGCGGCGGTGCCGGCCACCGAGCCGCGGCCCAGGGCCACGCCGTCGACAGCGGTCACCGACGTGTTGCTGCCCAGCGCGGTGGCGCCGGACACATCGGCGATGGCGTTGCGGCCCAACGCCGCGCCGGCCACGAGCGCCGGATCGATCACGCCGCCGTTGTAGGTCGCGTTGGCGCCGTCGCCGAACGCCGCGCCGCCGTTGCCGGCGCGCGTCGATGCGCCCATCGCGACCGAACCGGTGGCGCTGGCATTGGCGCCGATCGCGATGGCGTTGACTCCGCTCGCGGCCGCATTCAATCCCACCGCGACCGCGCCGGTGGCGCTGGCGTTGGCGGTGTTGCCGATGGCGAGCGCGCTTTCCGCCGACGCCGAACTCAAGCGGCCCAAGGCGGTGGAATACTGGCCGGTGGCGTTGGCGTCGTAACCGGCGGCCAGGGCCGAGGTCGCGGTCGCATCGGCGAAGTGGCCGATGGCCACCGCCTGGCTGCCGGTCGCGGTCGAGACCATGCCCAGCGCGACCGCGTAGGCATCGGTCGCGCGCGACGTATCGCCGATCGCCACCGCGCCGTTGCCGCCGGCCAGGGACGCGCCGCCGATGGCGATGCCCAGGCGGACATTGGCGGTGGCGCCGACACCGATCGCGATGGTGTTCTGGGCCGAGGACAGACTGTTGATGCCCAGCGCCACCAAGCCGCCGGTGATCGCCTGGGCGTTGGTGCCTATGGCGACGCCGTTGTCCTGGCTCGCGGTCGCGCCGAAGCCGGCGGCATACGAAGCCACGCCGGTCGCGGTGGCGTTCACACCCGACGCGATCGCATTCACGCCGGTGGCGCCGTCGTTGTTGTAGTTGCCGCCGACCACGCCGTTGTCGTTGACGCTGTAGTAATGCGTGCGCACCGCGTCAGTGGCGTCGGTCAGCTGACTGACGTTGACCGCGTCGGTGCCGGCCACGCCCGGCGCGACGTTGTTGATGACCAAGCCGCCGGCGTTGATGCCGGCGGTGGTGACGCTCGGCCCGCCGGTAATGGTCAACCCGTTGCTGTTCACCACGGTGTTGCCGGCGGTGACGCTGTTGACGGTGATGTCGTCGGCCAGATCGAAGCTGACGTTGTCGCTGGCCGCGGTCTTGCTGACCACGATATTGCCGTCGGTGTTGTTGAGGTCGACGGACTCGCCCGGCGCCACGTTGCTGACGTTGGCGCCCTGCGCGCTGACGTTCCAGCCCGCGTTGGCGGTGGTGGCAACCGATTCGATCGCTTGGTTGGTCGCATACAACTGCGAGCCGTTGATCGCATCGGTCGAGCCACCCGACACCCGACCGGCGGCGACGTTGGTGATCGTCCGCTCCGCGCCGACCGCGCCGACGCTGACCGTGCTGGTCGGCGCGGTGCCCGCGTAGGTGTAGGCGGTTCCGGCGATGGTGTCACCGGTCGTCGCCACGACCGTGCCGGTGATCGAACCCGAACCCAGCGCCACGTCGCCCGCCTGGGTCGCGGCGGTCGCGCCGAAGCCCAGCGCGGTCGCGCTGTCGGTGGTCGCGGTCGCGCCGACACCCGCGGCCAATGCGTTGACGCCGCTCGCGCCGTCGTTGTTGTAGTTGCCGCCGACCACGCCGTTGTCGTTGACGCTGTAGTAATGCGTGCGCACCGCGTCGGTGGCGTCGGTCAGCTGACTGACATTGACCGCGTCGGTGCCGGCCACGCCCGGCGCAACGTTGTTGATGACCAGGCCGCCGGCATTGATGCCGGAAGTGGTGACGCTCGGCCCGCCGGTGATGGTCAGGCCATTGCCGTTCACCACGGTGTTGCCGGCGGTGACGCTGTTGACGGTGATGTCGTCGGCCAGATCGAAGCTGACGTTGTCGCTGGCCGCGGTCTTGCTGACCACGATATTGCCGTCGGTGTTGTTCAGATCGACCGCTTCGCCCGGCGCCACGTTGCTGGCGTTGGCGCCCTGCGCGCTTACGTTCCAGCCCGCGTTGGCGGTGGCGGCGACCGATTCGATCGCTTGGTTGGTCGCATACAGCTGCGAACCGTTGATCGCATCGGTGGACGTATCGGAAATCCGTCCCGCCGCCACGTTGGTGATGGTCCGCTCGTTGCCGGCGCTACCGACGCTGACCGTGCTGGTCGGCGCGACGCCGGCGAAGTTATAGGTCGTGCCGTTGATCGTCGCGCTGGGCGTCGCAACGGCCGCCGCGGTCGTCGAACCCGAACCCAGCGCCACGTCGCGCGCATTGTTGGCCACCGCGGTGTCGCCGAACGCGACCGCGCCCGCCGCCAGCGCGCGGCTGGTGCTGCCGATGGCGACGCTGCCCTGGCCGACCACGGTGTTCTGGAAGCCGATACCGACCGCGCCCTGCGCCGCCGTGCCGGCCACGCCGACCGCCTGACCTCCGCCGCCGACCATGTTGGTGTTGCCGATGCCGATCGAGCCGTTGCCGGTGGCGGTGTTGTCCAGGCCCTGCGCCACCGCGCCGTTGCCGGTGGCGGTGTTCGGATCGCCGATCGCGACCGCGCCGTTGCCGCTGGCGAAGTTGCCCGAACCGACCGCGACCGCGCGACCGCCGGTGGCGGTGGAACCGCGGCCGATGGCGACGGCGTCATCGGCATCGGCGACGGATTCACCGCCGATGGCGATGGCGTTGGCGCCCGATGCGAGCGCGCCCAGGGCGGCATTGCCGCCGACGGCGATCGAACCGATGCCGGTGGCGCGCACCGCCGTGGCCGCGCTGCTGCCGCCCGAGCCGAGCGCTGTCGCGTATTCGGCCGCCGCGGTGGTCCGGGTGCCGACCGCCACCGCGTCCGCGCCGGTTGCGCGGCTCACAATGCCCATTGCGACAGCGCGATCCTGCGAAGCGGTCACGTCGGTGCCGATGGCGATGGAACCCGCCGACAAGGCGCCCGATCCGACCAACGTGCGCGCGCCCAGATTGATCGAATTGATCGCCGACGCGATCGACTGGAAGCCGATGGCGATGGCGTTGCGGCCGCCCGCGTTGGCGCTGCTGCCTTGCGCGATGGCATCCAGCGCCGAAGCGTTCGCCTGGGTACCCAGGGCGATCGCGTTGCCCACGCTCGCATTCGCGTTCAGGCCGATCGACGTCGTCGCGTTGCTCGCCACGCCGATGCCCGCGTTGGTGCCGATGGCGATATTGTCGTTGCCGCTGACCAGGCTGCCGGCTGCGGCATCCAAGGTGGCATCGTAGGCGACCGTGCCGTCGCCCGTGCCGAAGGCGACGTTGCGCGTTCCGGTAACGCCCGAACCCGCGCCGCGCATCGCGCTCGCGACGCCTGCGCCCACGGCGCTGTTCTGCGCGCCGCTGACCAGCGTGCCGGCGGCGACACCCATTGCGACCGAGCCGGTATTGGCGGTGGTCGAGCCCGCGCCGGCACCCTGGCCGACCGCGACGGTGCTGGTTCCCGTAGCGATCGCCTGCGCTCCCAGCGCAAGCGAACTGTTCCCGTCCGCACGAGCGGCGTTGCCGAGCGCGGTGGCTGCGTCGTTGGTTGCCGTCGCCAACCGGCCGCCGGCGAAGGTATTGACGCCGCTGGCATTGGCGCCAGAACCGATCGCGGCGGAATTGCCGCCGCTGGCATTGGCGAAAGAACCCACGGCGCTGGCGCCGACTCCGGTGACATTGGCCGACGCGCCCACCGCGGTCGCATTGGTGGCGCTCGCGACCGTGCCACTGCCGAGCGCGCTGGAATTGATCCCGCTGGCTGCCGCGGTGTTGCCGACGGCCGCGCCACCATCGGCGCTGGCATTGGCGGCAGTGCCTACCGCAACGGTGGAATTGGCGAGAGAACGCGAGTTGACGCCGATCGCGATGGCGTTGGGTACCGCCGGAGTGCCGACAACGCCCGCGAGCGCGCCCTGGCCGAATGCGATGGATTGGTTGCCCACGGCCCTGGCTTGAAAGCCGATGGCCACGGTCCTGCTGGAACTGGCCTCCACGTCCGTGCCGAGGGCGATGGCGCTTTCGGCCAACGCGCCGGTCCCGGCAGCAGTGCGAGCGCCCAGATAAATGGAATTGACTCCGGCGGCAGTGGCTCCGGCGCCAACAGATACGCCATTGAACGCCGAACTGGCGGCGCCGCTGCCCATCGCGACCGCGCCCTCCGCCGCGGCAGCCGCTCGCACGCCCACGGCGACGCCGCTAAGTCCGGAGGCTCTCGACTGCACGCCGATACCGATGCCCCCCGAGCCGCTTGCGGTGACATCCGTACCGATAGCGATCGCCGATTCCCCGGTCGCTCCGGTTCCTGGAGCGGTGCGCGCGCCCAGGTAAATGGAATTGGTCGCGCCGGCAATGGCTTGGTAGCCCACAGCCGTGGCATTCAGCCCCGTGCTGCTGGCGCTATAGCCGACGGCGGTGGCTCCGCCCGCGGTCGCCTGGGACTGAAAACCCGCGCACATCGCGCTGCCGCTGTAGTAGTTGTACGGCGCCGTGGCGCAGTTCACCTGGGCCTGCGCCGAGGGCGCCCATCCCGTTGCGCCCAGCGCCAGCAGCGCGGTCACGACGCCCGCGCTCAGGCTCGCGGCCGATCGCGCGGCCTCGCGCCGGCCGCGCGATGCCTTGCCGCCGCCTCCGGCCAACTCGGACGCGACCACCAGCTGCCCGAGCGATCGGCTCCATACAACGCTATAGATTTTATTCATTGCTGGTTTCCCCAGTGACAAGCCCATGCGACGGCCTGTGGGATGAAGGTGATATGGCGTTGCTCGTGAACCCTTTCGACGACGATCGCGACGATCCGCCCTGGGCGGTCGACCGCGATCCATCGATACGGCGCGGCGTCGGTCGTGCGGTGGGTTTCACCATCGCGCCGGTCGATGCGCGGTTCGGACCGTGGCCTCGCGCGAACGTCGGCGATGCGGATGGATCGCGACGGCGGCGCGCGGCGGATCGTCCGGTCGCGGCCATAAGCCGCCGACACCCTCGCTGCGATTCGGCGCGAATGTCCGCGCAGTCCGGGACATCGGCAACGCCGATTGCACCGCCCGCCGCGAATACTTGATCGGCCATCCGCGCTGACCCATGGCGCTGCGCGTATCGATTGAATGCTCCATGCACTGCCCGTTCCGATGGCGGTCCGACGCGCGCGTCCGGTGTTGTTCGAAGGCGCGTATCTGATCGGTTGTGGCGAACACTAGCGAGCGCAATTCGCGATTACACGCACAAGGCTTCACGAATAATTTCCGGCGACGGGCGTCGCGAGCGTCGGCGACGAGACATCCAGCCGACTCGCCGTGAGCGATGACCGATCGCGCTGTGTTCGACCGCACGAAGCCGGCGCCAGTGGCGGCGCGATCGTTGCGTCGCGCAGACGATCGCGGCCGCGCGCTTCGCCGCTCCGATCCATGCGAGCGAAGCCGCCGACGCGATCGGCCTGCCCGCAGGCGCCGCGTGTCGAGGTACGCATGCCCGATTATTTCCAATGCTCACCACGGGTGAGAAATCGGGCCGACACAATCCGCGCGGCGTGCTCGACCCGGCAAGCGTCAAAAAAGAGCGACGGCCATCGCGATTACTCGTTGACGCACGCAACTCCCGGTTGCCGCGTCACATCCCGGTGCTACGCTGGCTACCGGTGGCCAATCAAGCAACGAAGCCATCGCGCCGCGCCCGCCGCATCGGACGCGAGCGCCGGAAGGGATGAGTCCAGCCGCCGTCCAGCGGTCCGTCCCGCAGCCATCCACCGCGCCCTGGTAGCAACCGCAACGATGACCGTCCGCGAATCGTCCCCATCCCCTTGGCATGGTTTCATCGACTGGATGCAACGCGTGCCCACCCGCGCCGCGCGCGACCGACGCAACGCAGTGACGCTGCAAGCGATACTCGCCGTCATCGCCGCCAGCACCCTGGTCATGGCGATCGCATCGTGCGCCGCCATGGCCGACACCAGCGGCGTCGCCGACAACGGCTTGATGCTGATCGTCAGCGCGTACGCGTGGTTGTGCTTCTGCCTGCTGCGGCACGGATTTTTCCGTCTGTCGACCAGCCTCACCGTGATCGGCGGCCTGATCCTGATGGGCATGAGCTATCACGCCTACGGATTGCGGGCGCAGTCGGGGCTGCAGATCACCCAGCTATTGCCTCTGCTGTGTTCGGGATTGTTCCTGGGCCGGGCCGCGGCGTGGTGGACGGCGCTGGCCAACGCGGCGGCGCTGGCGATAGGCGCGCATACCGATCTGCAACTGGCGACCGATTCCATGCAGGCCTCCGACGCCTTGGCCAATCTGCTTCTGGCCGGCATGAATTTCCTGGTGCTGGCGACGATCCTGGATCGTCTGATCCTGTCGTCGCAGCGCGCGATCAATCGCAGCGAAGAACTCAACGAACTCTGCCTGGAGCTCCGGCATCAGGTCGAAGAGAAAGAACGCGCCTACGAACGCCTGCTGCAAACCCAGAAGATGGAAACCATCGGCCGGCTGTCGACCGGCATCGCCCACGACTTCAACGCCATCCTCAGCGTGATCCTGGGCCATGCGACCTCGGTGGGCAGGCGCGGCGGTTCCATCGACGCGGTGCTGCCCGGCATCCGTCAGGCGGCGCGCAGCGGCGCCACCCTCACCCGGCGCCTGCTGAGTTTCAGCCGGCCCCATGTCAGGGAGATATCCACCTTCGATCTCGCTCAGGCCATCGACGAAGTGCGGCCGTTGATCCTGCCGATGTTCCCGCGCGGCATCGAGGTATCGCTGGACACCTCCGCCTGCGGCCTGCTGATCCGCGCGGACCGCGACGAACTGGTGCTGGCATTGTTGAACATCGCCAGCAACGCCTGCGATGCCATGCCGCGGGGCGGCCGCTTCGTGCTGTCCGTCCAAGCCGATGGCGATCATGCGTTCCTGCGGCTGGAAGACAGCGGGATCGGCATGGCGCCGGAGGTGCTCGCGCGGCTGTTCGAGCCGTTCTTCACCACCAAGCCCAAGGACCAGGGAACCGGCATCGGCATGGCGACCGTGCATCGCTTCGTGACCGACCACGGCGGCGAAATACACGCCGACAGCGCTCCCGGTCAGGGCACGCGCATCCGTATCCGATTGCCGCTGGCGAAATCCGGATGCGATGACGAGCACTCAAGCGCGGATGAGGCCGGCGCGCGGATCACGCGGCCGCGCTCGGATGCGGGCGATCGCGACCATGCGCCGCCCACGATCGTCGAACCGGCGATCGCCGGCTGTCGCGTCATCGGCTCCTGAGCGCCGCGGCGCCGCGACCAGCGGTACCCGCGATCAGTCGGGATTCTTCCGCGCCCAGGTGGGCTCCTGGCTGGTGCCGAACTGGGTGCCGCCGACCAGGGCCAGCAAACCCAGCGCGGTGGCCAGGATCAGAATCCACGGCCGCAGATACCAGGGCTGCGGATTGAGAATCTTCAGGCTGGCCGAATCCGCCGACCATCGCCCGCCCTGGCTGCGCGCCTGCACTTCGAACAGATGCTCTCCCCACGGCACCGACGTGTACACGATGCTGCGGTTCTGTCCCGCGTCCACCCAGTCGTGATCGAACCCGAGAAGACGAAAGCGGTAACGCGTTTCCCAAGGCCGGCTTAGGTTGATGGCGCTGTAGTGGATTTCCAGACTGCGCGCGAATGGCTGCAAGGTCAGCGACGATCCGACGATCTTCTGGCCGCGTCCGGCGACCGCCACCTCCTCGATGTGCGGCTTGAGCGGCACCGGCTGGACATCGGCCAGAACCGCCGGATCGATCACGGCGAATCCCTCCACCAGGGAAAACCACAGCCGGCCCCGCGTATCGCGGTGACAGGCGCTCGAATGGCCGCCGTTGATCTCGGCCGGGATCAATCCGTCGCTCGCGGTGTAGCCGACCGACTCGATCTGCGCCGCGTCCGCCCGCGGCGTCGGCAACAAGGTCACGCCGCGATTGCCGCCCAGCCACAGACGTCCCTGACCGTCGGGCAGGATGCACGACACGGTATCGTCGAACAGGCCGTTCTGGCTGTCGTAACGGCGCACCCGACCGTTGTGGATGCGATTGAGTCCGCCGCCGTAGGTGCCCACCCACAGCGTGGCCGCGGCCCGGTCTTCGTACAGCGCGCGCGCGAAGCGCGAGGACAAACCTTCGCGAGGCGTCCACCGCTCGACCACTTGCTCATCGATCAAGCGCAACACACCGCGGTCGCCGACGAACCAGTGGCCGCCGCGCGCGGCCGCGACGACGTTGTTGATGCTCATGCCCTGCAAGGCCTCGATGC
This genomic interval carries:
- a CDS encoding sensor histidine kinase, whose amino-acid sequence is MPDYFQCSPRVRNRADTIRAACSTRQASKKSDGHRDYSLTHATPGCRVTSRCYAGYRWPIKQRSHRAAPAASDASAGRDESSRRPAVRPAAIHRALVATATMTVRESSPSPWHGFIDWMQRVPTRAARDRRNAVTLQAILAVIAASTLVMAIASCAAMADTSGVADNGLMLIVSAYAWLCFCLLRHGFFRLSTSLTVIGGLILMGMSYHAYGLRAQSGLQITQLLPLLCSGLFLGRAAAWWTALANAAALAIGAHTDLQLATDSMQASDALANLLLAGMNFLVLATILDRLILSSQRAINRSEELNELCLELRHQVEEKERAYERLLQTQKMETIGRLSTGIAHDFNAILSVILGHATSVGRRGGSIDAVLPGIRQAARSGATLTRRLLSFSRPHVREISTFDLAQAIDEVRPLILPMFPRGIEVSLDTSACGLLIRADRDELVLALLNIASNACDAMPRGGRFVLSVQADGDHAFLRLEDSGIGMAPEVLARLFEPFFTTKPKDQGTGIGMATVHRFVTDHGGEIHADSAPGQGTRIRIRLPLAKSGCDDEHSSADEAGARITRPRSDAGDRDHAPPTIVEPAIAGCRVIGS